In Kordia antarctica, the following proteins share a genomic window:
- a CDS encoding beta-ketoacyl synthase N-terminal-like domain-containing protein, translating into MQTNSSIGITGMGIISSIGDNLTSFSASLKQGTSGIKHVNLSSEPKLSVNIAAKIQDFSFVEKLKNIQNIPEEMFAKAKRLGQRAPFGIQTSILSALQAWEQARLFESTTSSEKIGLVIAGQNSTQNYQYDLISQFKENPEYLSPRYALEFLETNQVGVLSELFDIEGEGFVVGGASATGNVGIIKGHQLIQLGIVDVCLVVGVVADLSPIDIQGFINIGAMGGKKYSNQPEKACRPFDENHEGFIYGQASVSIILESETSATKRAVSSLANIKGYAFILDKNSSANPNMNGEVKAMLLALERAGVEASNINYINTHGSSSPLGDKTEAEAIHKVFESHASNIFLNSTKVLTGHCLYSAGLVEVVATVVQMREGFLHPNINLETPIRNDLQFCGTKTINFQATIAMSNSFGFGGINTSIVLEKN; encoded by the coding sequence ATGCAAACGAATAGTAGTATTGGAATCACTGGAATGGGGATAATTTCTTCTATTGGAGATAATCTCACCTCTTTCAGTGCTTCTTTAAAGCAAGGTACATCAGGCATAAAACACGTTAATTTGAGTTCTGAACCAAAATTATCGGTAAACATTGCGGCTAAAATTCAGGATTTTTCTTTTGTAGAAAAATTAAAAAATATTCAAAATATTCCTGAAGAAATGTTTGCAAAAGCGAAGCGTTTGGGACAAAGAGCACCTTTTGGGATTCAAACTTCTATACTATCTGCGTTGCAAGCTTGGGAACAAGCACGTTTATTTGAGTCAACTACTTCGTCAGAAAAAATCGGATTGGTGATAGCTGGACAAAATAGTACACAAAATTATCAATATGACCTTATTTCGCAATTCAAGGAAAACCCAGAATATCTATCGCCTCGGTATGCACTTGAATTTTTAGAAACCAATCAAGTTGGAGTTTTAAGTGAACTATTTGATATTGAAGGCGAAGGTTTTGTGGTTGGCGGCGCATCTGCCACAGGAAATGTAGGCATTATAAAAGGACATCAATTAATACAATTAGGTATTGTTGATGTATGTTTAGTAGTTGGCGTTGTAGCGGATCTTTCTCCAATAGACATTCAAGGTTTTATAAACATTGGTGCTATGGGCGGAAAAAAATATAGCAATCAACCAGAAAAAGCATGTCGTCCATTTGATGAAAATCATGAAGGTTTTATTTATGGACAAGCTAGTGTGAGTATAATTCTAGAATCGGAAACAAGTGCAACTAAAAGAGCTGTTTCGTCATTGGCAAACATCAAAGGATATGCATTTATTCTTGATAAAAATAGTTCAGCAAATCCAAACATGAATGGCGAAGTAAAGGCAATGCTTTTGGCGTTAGAGCGTGCAGGAGTAGAAGCTTCCAACATTAATTACATAAACACGCATGGAAGTTCTTCACCTTTGGGCGATAAAACCGAGGCAGAAGCTATTCATAAAGTCTTTGAAAGTCATGCCTCAAACATATTCTTAAATTCTACGAAAGTATTAACAGGACATTGTTTGTATTCCGCAGGATTAGTAGAAGTAGTAGCAACAGTAGTACAAATGAGAGAAGGGTTTTTGCATCCAAACATAAATTTAGAAACTCCAATTCGGAACGATTTACAATTTTGTGGAACAAAAACTATCAACTTTCAAGCAACAATAGCAATGAGTAATTCTTTTGGTTTTGGTGGAATAAACACTTCAATTGTACTAGAAAAAAATTAA
- a CDS encoding acyl carrier protein, with product MSKEHVFGVVKNIITEILPDVDPAQITIDKQLKDIGANSIDRMEIVTMSMRELEIKIPLMSFAGVSNIEGMVDVLNKNYQQ from the coding sequence ATGTCAAAAGAACACGTATTTGGAGTTGTAAAGAATATAATAACAGAAATACTTCCAGATGTAGATCCGGCACAAATTACCATCGATAAACAATTAAAAGATATCGGAGCAAACTCCATTGACCGAATGGAAATCGTAACCATGTCCATGCGCGAATTAGAAATCAAAATACCATTAATGAGCTTTGCAGGCGTGAGCAATATTGAAGGAATGGTAGATGTATTAAATAAAAATTACCAGCAATAA
- a CDS encoding MBL fold metallo-hydrolase: MNENAFDSDKEGLEPQVVVLKVSNMFMINYNYLIIDHINSESILLDPAWEMDKIELALEASRTTLKGILLTHSHFDHLHLARPLAEKYDCPIWMSREEITISKYSAPQLQGIGTKPFWVGSLKIKPLFTPGHTLGSMCYLIGNNLFSGDTLFYEGCGLCPDIESAYDMFDSLKQITNTVKPTTRIFPGHKYVKDPGQVFSSVYQNNIYLQFNNKHDFASYRLRKGQNHSKFFEFQ; this comes from the coding sequence ATGAATGAAAACGCTTTTGATTCTGATAAGGAAGGATTGGAGCCACAAGTTGTGGTATTGAAAGTATCTAACATGTTCATGATAAACTATAACTATCTGATTATTGATCACATAAATAGTGAATCAATACTCTTAGACCCAGCATGGGAAATGGATAAGATTGAACTTGCGTTAGAAGCGAGTCGAACTACCTTAAAAGGAATCTTACTTACGCATTCTCATTTTGATCATTTACACCTTGCCAGACCGCTTGCTGAAAAATACGACTGTCCAATATGGATGTCACGCGAAGAAATAACAATTTCCAAGTACAGCGCTCCACAATTACAAGGGATTGGTACAAAACCATTTTGGGTAGGATCTTTAAAAATAAAACCATTATTTACTCCTGGACATACGCTGGGAAGCATGTGTTATCTTATCGGGAATAACTTATTCAGTGGCGATACGCTGTTTTATGAAGGTTGTGGTTTATGTCCCGATATTGAGTCGGCATACGATATGTTTGATAGTCTAAAACAAATTACGAATACTGTAAAACCAACTACCCGAATTTTTCCGGGACATAAATACGTGAAAGACCCTGGGCAGGTATTTTCTTCCGTATATCAAAATAATATCTACTTACAATTTAATAACAAACATGATTTTGCTTCCTATCGACTAAGAAAAGGACAAAATCATTCAAAATTTTTCGAATTTCAATAA
- a CDS encoding acyltransferase domain-containing protein — MSKKNVFMFSGQGSQYYQMGKELYENHKVFNYWMDACNEIVSPLIKTSLTEIIYNKDKRGESFDRLLHTNPALLSIQYSMFHVLKDLGIQPDYVLGYSLGEITAAMASEVLTLEDGLSFVTDMADFVEEETPKATMLAIMAGKEIVLDYSDLFSKCWIIATNFSGSFVVCGLPENVSSLQNALRQDGITTQELPVNNGFHTPIIDDLEQKFKKRVKEIKLSDAKIPIISSKEYDIVQEVSHDYFWEVIRYPVNFQTTVKNTVKNKECIFIDLGPSGSLATSVKYIVDSNSGAVPLQILNQYGKNLEALEKFKANFSANQ; from the coding sequence ATGAGTAAAAAAAATGTCTTCATGTTTTCGGGACAAGGTTCTCAATATTATCAAATGGGGAAAGAACTCTATGAAAATCATAAAGTTTTCAACTATTGGATGGATGCGTGTAATGAAATCGTTTCTCCGTTGATTAAAACTTCTTTAACCGAAATCATTTATAACAAAGATAAAAGAGGAGAATCGTTTGACCGATTGTTACACACCAATCCTGCACTGTTAAGTATTCAATATAGTATGTTTCATGTGTTGAAAGATTTGGGAATTCAACCAGATTATGTATTAGGATATAGTTTAGGAGAAATCACAGCAGCGATGGCTTCGGAAGTTTTAACGCTTGAAGATGGATTGAGTTTCGTAACAGACATGGCAGATTTTGTAGAAGAAGAAACTCCAAAAGCGACAATGTTAGCCATTATGGCTGGAAAAGAAATTGTATTAGACTACTCAGATCTTTTTTCGAAATGTTGGATTATAGCAACCAATTTCTCAGGAAGTTTTGTTGTGTGTGGATTGCCAGAAAACGTAAGTTCGCTACAAAATGCATTGCGTCAAGATGGGATTACAACGCAGGAATTGCCAGTAAATAACGGATTTCATACTCCAATTATTGATGATTTAGAACAAAAATTCAAAAAAAGAGTCAAAGAAATAAAACTGTCAGATGCTAAAATTCCAATAATTTCTTCGAAAGAATATGACATTGTTCAAGAGGTAAGTCATGACTACTTTTGGGAAGTTATTCGATATCCTGTCAATTTTCAAACAACAGTTAAAAACACGGTAAAAAATAAAGAGTGCATTTTTATAGATTTAGGACCAAGTGGTTCGCTTGCTACTTCCGTTAAATATATAGTGGATTCAAATTCAGGTGCTGTTCCGTTGCAGATTCTAAATCAATACGGTAAAAACCTAGAGGCATTAGAAAAATTTAAGGCTAATTTTTCTGCGAATCAATAA
- a CDS encoding polyketide synthase, with protein MEQVVELTEVGEGIIQIKMQDKESKNTFSQALTAGLMEAFNHVKNETKYKVVVLTGYDTYFASGGTQDQLMKLTEGNSKFTDFDLYSLSLNCPIPVIAAMQGHGIGGGFAMGLFADFVILSQESIYTTNFMNYGFTPGMGATYILPKKMGIVLAEEMLLTAKKYRGEELQARGIPFPVLRRDKVMDYAYELAATIAEKPRVSLVTLKDHLVGEMRQELPKIIEEEVKMHAITFAQPEVKDRIKTLFGN; from the coding sequence ATGGAACAAGTTGTTGAATTGACTGAAGTTGGTGAAGGTATCATCCAAATAAAAATGCAAGACAAAGAAAGTAAAAACACTTTTTCTCAAGCACTTACTGCTGGGCTTATGGAAGCCTTTAATCACGTTAAAAACGAAACAAAATATAAAGTCGTTGTTCTCACAGGATACGATACGTATTTTGCTAGTGGAGGCACGCAAGATCAACTGATGAAACTAACGGAAGGAAATTCAAAATTTACAGATTTTGACCTTTACAGCTTGTCCTTAAACTGTCCAATTCCTGTCATAGCCGCAATGCAAGGTCACGGAATTGGTGGCGGATTTGCGATGGGTTTATTTGCTGATTTTGTAATACTAAGTCAAGAAAGCATTTACACAACCAATTTTATGAACTACGGATTTACACCAGGAATGGGAGCGACGTACATTCTTCCTAAAAAAATGGGGATTGTATTGGCAGAAGAAATGTTGCTCACAGCAAAAAAATATCGTGGAGAAGAATTACAAGCAAGAGGAATTCCTTTTCCAGTATTACGTCGTGACAAGGTAATGGATTACGCATATGAATTGGCAGCAACTATAGCCGAAAAACCAAGAGTATCTTTGGTTACTCTGAAAGATCATTTAGTTGGAGAAATGAGGCAAGAACTTCCAAAAATTATTGAAGAAGAAGTAAAAATGCACGCAATAACCTTTGCACAACCTGAAGTGAAAGATAGAATCAAAACACTATTTGGTAATTAA
- a CDS encoding enoyl-CoA hydratase/isomerase, which yields MDIINDITYDTLKVRFEDDICFLQIYRPEQNNTINDRLIEEFKLVLDKCEEDAKIIVLEGLPEVFCFGADFKAIQEETGGDISQQERNPGALYDLWSRLASGPYVTIAHVRGKVNAGGVGFVAACDIVLCEDKTIFSLSELLFGLMPACVLPFLIRRMGFAKANYLTLMTQPVSAQQAIEWGLADACEENSKNLLRKHLLRLRRLNKTGIKRYKKYMNTLDDFPEVSKADAIAGNIEVFSDEENINKIKRFVNTGKFPWESE from the coding sequence ATGGATATCATAAACGACATAACATACGATACCTTAAAAGTACGGTTTGAAGATGACATTTGTTTTCTTCAAATCTATCGTCCGGAACAGAACAATACGATCAACGATCGTCTGATTGAAGAATTCAAATTAGTCCTAGACAAATGTGAAGAAGACGCTAAAATTATAGTGTTAGAAGGATTGCCAGAAGTATTTTGCTTCGGAGCAGATTTCAAAGCGATTCAAGAAGAAACTGGTGGCGACATAAGTCAGCAAGAACGAAATCCTGGCGCATTATACGATCTTTGGTCACGATTAGCTTCTGGACCTTATGTAACAATTGCGCATGTAAGAGGAAAAGTAAATGCAGGTGGCGTAGGATTTGTAGCTGCTTGTGATATTGTACTTTGTGAAGACAAAACCATATTCAGTCTTTCTGAATTACTATTTGGTTTAATGCCTGCATGTGTATTACCTTTTCTAATTCGTAGAATGGGATTTGCAAAAGCGAACTACTTAACCTTAATGACGCAACCTGTTTCAGCGCAACAAGCAATAGAATGGGGACTTGCAGATGCTTGCGAAGAAAATTCTAAAAATTTGCTGAGAAAACACTTATTACGCCTTCGCAGATTGAACAAAACAGGAATCAAAAGGTATAAAAAATACATGAATACTTTAGACGATTTTCCTGAAGTATCAAAAGCTGATGCCATAGCGGGAAACATCGAAGTTTTCTCGGATGAAGAAAATATTAATAAAATAAAAAGGTTCGTAAACACTGGGAAGTTTCCGTGGGAATCAGAATAA
- a CDS encoding hydroxymethylglutaryl-CoA synthase family protein, whose amino-acid sequence MKVVGIEAINVHAGAACLDVKKLAAHRNLDMNRFENLLMKEKTVALPYEDPITFGVNAARPIVDALSPEERDRIEMVISCTESSFDFGKSMSTYFHDQLGLNRNCRLFELKNACYSGIAGFQTAVNFILSQTSPGAKALVIATDVSRFMVEEGGSALTADWSFAEPSGGAGSVAMIVSDQPHIFQIDVGATGYYGYEVMDTCRPTADGDAGDSDLSLLSYLDCCENAYLEYAKRVEGADYKTSFDYLAFHAPFGGMVKGAHRNIMGKVTKTPLKEIEEDFQRRVMPGLDYCQRVANIMGATALLSLVSTIANGNFDTPKRIGCFSYGSGCCSEFFSGVVNKEGQERLLALGIKEKLDKRYELTIEEYEQLLINSNAVKFGTRNTKLDTTFISQARKALGEETLFLKEIKEFHREYEWIS is encoded by the coding sequence ATGAAAGTAGTTGGAATTGAAGCAATAAACGTACACGCAGGTGCGGCTTGCTTAGATGTAAAAAAACTAGCAGCACATCGTAATCTAGACATGAACAGATTCGAAAACCTGCTTATGAAAGAAAAAACGGTGGCCTTACCTTATGAAGATCCTATTACCTTTGGCGTAAACGCAGCTAGACCAATAGTAGATGCGCTTAGTCCAGAAGAAAGAGATCGCATAGAAATGGTCATATCGTGTACCGAATCATCTTTTGATTTTGGGAAATCTATGAGTACGTATTTTCACGATCAATTAGGACTAAATAGAAATTGCCGCTTATTTGAATTAAAAAATGCGTGTTATTCTGGGATTGCAGGATTTCAAACTGCGGTGAATTTTATCTTATCGCAAACTTCTCCAGGCGCAAAAGCATTGGTCATAGCAACGGATGTTTCACGATTTATGGTAGAAGAAGGTGGAAGTGCGCTTACTGCCGATTGGTCTTTTGCCGAACCAAGTGGTGGCGCAGGAAGTGTAGCAATGATCGTGAGCGATCAACCACATATTTTTCAAATAGATGTTGGAGCTACTGGATATTACGGATATGAAGTTATGGATACGTGCCGACCAACAGCTGATGGCGATGCAGGAGATTCAGATTTATCACTGCTTTCTTATCTTGATTGCTGTGAAAATGCATACCTAGAATATGCAAAACGTGTAGAAGGTGCTGATTACAAAACAAGCTTTGATTATTTGGCTTTTCATGCTCCTTTCGGAGGAATGGTAAAAGGTGCGCACAGAAACATCATGGGAAAAGTAACCAAAACTCCGCTTAAAGAAATAGAAGAAGATTTCCAAAGAAGAGTAATGCCAGGATTAGATTACTGTCAACGTGTTGCCAATATTATGGGCGCAACAGCATTACTATCGCTAGTAAGTACAATTGCAAACGGAAATTTTGATACACCAAAACGTATCGGATGTTTTTCTTATGGTTCTGGATGTTGCTCTGAATTTTTCAGTGGAGTTGTGAACAAAGAAGGACAAGAACGTCTACTAGCACTTGGTATTAAAGAAAAGCTAGACAAGCGGTACGAATTGACAATTGAAGAATATGAGCAATTACTAATCAACAGTAACGCAGTCAAATTTGGAACGCGTAACACCAAATTAGATACGACCTTCATTTCACAGGCTCGAAAAGCACTAGGAGAAGAAACCTTATTTTTAAAAGAAATTAAAGAATTTCATAGAGAATACGAATGGATATCATAA
- a CDS encoding SDR family NAD(P)-dependent oxidoreductase: MSKFNKASEEYPVGVFASEFTGNELFLADHIIQGQKILPGMAYLEISRAAVANSIDISEDEMIVLEDSVFVQAILVSQKREVEVKVYPGASGEFGVEVSTSQGVHFQAKAIVQKKQQVHADENIPERLDLDALKEACNKPGPEKSVFYQNMRKREVFLGPSHQGIQTIHVGDKEALVHLSLPGSSSRTMMMDPGMLDSVIQGGIALASNPEANVVPFAVKNTFVFGALTDNMYTHIVKTDDGMDYTVSDENGEVKVMIRGFMAREIEINTPEDQLVYYKSEWSEEEDSEADDSNTTKIKGSDSYNNLVKSVFSKVKQLIEDKTPQHTIEVSLPKDKPAWKGIIGLLRTASIEYPKIDFNLKVENKLVNNTHTEIELSETSDENWASNKHILITGGLGGVGKLICFDIAEKSKGCHLILVGRSELRNDKKEIVKEITAKGIKITYDICDVSNQKEVADLIAKHPEINGVIHCSGTNADNLITKKTVKEIDEVLAPKVAGLDYLDQATAKLKLDYFVTFSSIAGALGNAGQADYAAANAYMDAYMIARAERVKNNECYGKSASINWPLWESDGMQLDAETKKNLEQVLKIKPLPGEFGLIALKEILNSEAQQVVVLYGNKKNIKSLFDKPKKKKKVVQKTQQSEETGQNSGAGDLAKQILQNVKEQVAAHLKRQIDQLDDTEDWAEFGFDSILLSSFINKFNAKFNLNLLPTVLFESTNIQAFSEYLTENYEEHFSKLLSVNSNNTSKTVETEEETPTEEEDITSFARGFKQKYKSKSSYRDKDLAIVGMSCNIGGAKNPTELWKMLVEEKDMISEIPNDRWDWKDYPDISKWGSFIQDIGNFDSLFFGISPAEAIYMSPEQRLMLQYVWECMEDAGYASDELRGTNTGLYMGCGPSSYVHLLSEMPIEAYSATGMVPSVGPNRVSFLMDWHGPSNPIDTACSSSLVALHRAMEAIHLGHCDQAFIGGVNALLTPDVYISFSKSGMLCEDGRCKTFSDKANGYVRGEGIGVLMVKKLKDAIRDGNQIYAVVKGTSENHGGHANSLTAPNPKSQAAVIKQAFKDAEIDFSRLSYVECHGTGTPLGDPIEIEGLKMVAKELSPDAKGEAHCTLGSIKSNIGHLEYGAGIAGLLKVILQMKNKRIVKSLHCDTVNPYIQLEGTPFKIAHESRDWENPSGKPRVAGVSSFGFGGVNSHILLEEFPEQEQILEDETTISTDKRVLVISANDEEGLTKYLSQYQDYIKTVDQSAKTLERVAFTLQIGRSEMRERIAFVADSFEDWSKQIDAFLNKNGVTLGEKIFRNSVDRKTAKNAEKLDGDGKEYIKKLIQENNHEKIAQLWVEGSKIPWEVLYA; this comes from the coding sequence ATGTCAAAATTTAATAAAGCTAGTGAAGAATATCCTGTTGGTGTATTTGCATCTGAGTTTACAGGCAATGAACTCTTTTTAGCAGATCATATCATACAAGGTCAAAAAATTCTTCCAGGAATGGCATATTTAGAAATTTCTAGAGCTGCTGTTGCGAATTCTATCGATATTTCAGAAGACGAAATGATCGTATTAGAAGATAGCGTTTTTGTGCAAGCAATTCTAGTTTCTCAAAAACGAGAAGTGGAAGTAAAGGTATATCCTGGCGCATCTGGAGAATTTGGAGTGGAAGTAAGTACGAGTCAAGGTGTGCACTTTCAAGCGAAAGCTATTGTACAGAAAAAACAGCAAGTGCATGCAGATGAGAATATTCCAGAAAGACTAGATCTTGATGCGCTAAAAGAAGCATGTAATAAACCTGGTCCAGAAAAAAGTGTGTTTTATCAAAACATGCGAAAACGAGAAGTATTTTTAGGCCCAAGTCATCAAGGTATCCAAACTATTCATGTTGGCGACAAAGAAGCGTTGGTTCATTTATCGTTGCCAGGATCGAGCAGTAGAACGATGATGATGGATCCTGGAATGTTGGACAGTGTTATTCAAGGTGGAATAGCTTTGGCGAGTAATCCTGAAGCGAATGTTGTGCCTTTTGCTGTAAAAAACACTTTTGTTTTTGGCGCGTTAACAGACAATATGTACACGCATATTGTAAAGACTGATGACGGAATGGACTATACCGTTTCTGATGAAAATGGCGAAGTAAAAGTCATGATAAGAGGTTTTATGGCGCGTGAAATAGAAATCAATACGCCAGAAGATCAGCTTGTATATTACAAATCGGAATGGTCTGAAGAAGAAGATTCGGAAGCAGACGATTCTAACACAACTAAAATAAAAGGTAGTGATAGCTATAACAATTTAGTCAAATCAGTATTTTCAAAAGTAAAACAACTTATTGAAGATAAAACACCGCAACATACCATTGAAGTTTCGTTGCCAAAAGACAAACCTGCGTGGAAAGGAATTATAGGTCTTTTAAGAACAGCTTCTATTGAATATCCTAAAATTGATTTCAATCTAAAAGTAGAAAACAAACTAGTAAATAATACGCATACAGAAATAGAATTATCGGAAACTTCAGATGAAAACTGGGCATCCAATAAACATATTTTAATTACTGGAGGACTTGGAGGCGTTGGAAAACTTATCTGTTTTGACATTGCCGAAAAAAGCAAAGGTTGTCACCTAATTCTTGTTGGTCGAAGTGAACTTCGCAACGATAAAAAAGAAATAGTAAAAGAAATTACGGCTAAAGGAATCAAAATTACATATGATATTTGTGATGTAAGCAACCAAAAAGAAGTAGCTGATTTAATAGCAAAACATCCTGAAATTAATGGTGTCATTCACTGTTCGGGAACAAATGCAGATAATCTGATAACGAAAAAAACAGTTAAAGAAATTGATGAGGTGTTAGCTCCAAAAGTTGCAGGTTTAGACTATTTAGATCAAGCAACAGCAAAATTAAAACTAGACTATTTCGTTACGTTTTCATCAATTGCTGGAGCTTTAGGAAATGCTGGTCAGGCAGATTATGCTGCGGCAAATGCGTATATGGATGCATATATGATTGCGCGCGCAGAACGCGTAAAGAATAATGAATGTTACGGGAAAAGTGCCAGTATCAATTGGCCTTTATGGGAAAGTGACGGAATGCAGTTAGACGCAGAAACGAAGAAAAACCTAGAGCAAGTACTTAAAATTAAACCATTACCTGGGGAATTTGGATTAATAGCATTAAAAGAAATCTTAAACAGTGAAGCGCAACAAGTTGTTGTTTTATATGGAAATAAGAAAAATATTAAAAGCTTATTTGACAAACCTAAGAAGAAGAAAAAGGTTGTTCAAAAAACACAGCAATCAGAAGAAACTGGACAAAATTCGGGAGCAGGCGATTTAGCAAAACAAATTTTACAAAATGTAAAAGAGCAAGTTGCTGCACATTTAAAAAGACAAATAGACCAATTAGATGATACCGAAGATTGGGCAGAATTTGGGTTCGACTCTATATTACTTTCAAGTTTTATAAATAAATTCAACGCTAAATTTAATTTAAACTTATTACCAACCGTATTATTTGAGTCAACTAATATTCAAGCATTTAGCGAATATCTTACCGAGAATTATGAAGAGCATTTTTCAAAATTACTCTCTGTAAACTCGAACAATACATCAAAAACAGTAGAAACAGAAGAAGAAACTCCAACGGAAGAAGAAGATATCACAAGTTTTGCGCGCGGTTTCAAACAAAAATATAAAAGCAAAAGTTCGTACAGAGATAAAGATTTAGCTATTGTTGGAATGAGTTGTAATATAGGAGGCGCAAAAAATCCTACCGAACTCTGGAAAATGTTAGTGGAAGAAAAAGATATGATTAGCGAAATTCCTAATGATCGATGGGATTGGAAAGATTATCCAGACATCAGTAAATGGGGATCTTTCATCCAAGATATTGGAAACTTTGATTCGCTCTTTTTTGGAATCTCTCCTGCGGAAGCAATATACATGTCGCCCGAACAACGATTAATGCTTCAATATGTATGGGAATGTATGGAAGATGCAGGATATGCCTCAGACGAACTCAGAGGAACAAACACAGGATTATACATGGGTTGCGGTCCAAGTAGTTATGTGCATTTATTGAGCGAGATGCCAATTGAAGCATATTCGGCAACAGGAATGGTTCCTTCGGTTGGTCCAAACAGAGTAAGCTTTTTAATGGATTGGCACGGACCAAGTAATCCAATTGATACTGCATGTAGTAGTAGTCTTGTAGCGTTGCATCGAGCAATGGAAGCAATTCATTTAGGACATTGCGATCAAGCATTTATTGGAGGCGTCAACGCGCTTCTTACGCCAGATGTATACATTAGTTTCTCCAAATCGGGAATGCTCTGTGAAGATGGACGATGTAAAACATTTTCAGACAAAGCCAATGGATATGTACGAGGAGAAGGAATTGGCGTTTTAATGGTGAAAAAATTAAAAGATGCCATAAGAGATGGAAATCAAATTTATGCAGTTGTAAAAGGAACTTCAGAAAATCATGGTGGACATGCAAATTCGCTGACTGCACCGAATCCGAAATCGCAAGCAGCAGTTATAAAACAAGCTTTCAAAGATGCTGAAATAGATTTCAGTCGTTTGAGTTATGTAGAATGTCATGGAACTGGAACTCCATTAGGCGATCCAATTGAAATAGAAGGATTGAAAATGGTAGCCAAAGAACTTTCGCCAGATGCAAAAGGGGAAGCGCATTGTACACTTGGAAGTATCAAATCGAACATTGGACACTTAGAATATGGAGCTGGAATTGCAGGATTACTAAAAGTGATATTGCAAATGAAAAACAAAAGAATCGTAAAATCATTGCATTGTGATACCGTGAATCCGTATATCCAACTTGAAGGAACGCCATTCAAAATTGCGCATGAATCAAGAGATTGGGAAAATCCATCAGGAAAACCTAGAGTAGCAGGAGTCAGTAGTTTTGGTTTTGGAGGTGTAAACTCTCATATCTTATTAGAAGAATTTCCAGAACAAGAACAAATTTTGGAAGATGAAACTACGATTAGTACTGACAAAAGAGTATTGGTTATTTCGGCAAACGATGAAGAAGGACTCACAAAATACCTTTCGCAATATCAAGACTATATCAAAACAGTAGATCAAAGTGCAAAAACCTTAGAACGTGTTGCGTTTACATTGCAAATAGGTCGTTCTGAAATGCGCGAACGTATTGCTTTTGTAGCAGATTCTTTCGAAGATTGGAGCAAGCAAATTGATGCGTTTTTAAACAAAAATGGAGTCACTCTAGGCGAAAAAATATTTAGAAATTCTGTAGATCGTAAAACAGCCAAAAATGCAGAAAAACTCGATGGAGATGGAAAAGAATATATCAAAAAATTAATTCAAGAAAACAATCATGAAAAAATAGCCCAACTCTGGGTTGAAGGTTCCAAAATCCCATGGGAAGTATTGTATGCTTAA